A stretch of Henckelia pumila isolate YLH828 chromosome 4, ASM3356847v2, whole genome shotgun sequence DNA encodes these proteins:
- the LOC140867120 gene encoding 1-aminocyclopropane-1-carboxylate synthase 3-like: MSLLSSKATCNSHGQDSSYFLGWQEYEKNPYDEVKNPNGIIQMGLAENQLSFDLLESWLAENPDAAGFKRNGESIFRELALFQDYHGLPAFKNAMVQFMAEIRGNKVSFEPNKLVLTAGATSANETLVFCLADPGEAFLLPTPYYPGFDRDLKWRTGVEIVPIHCTSSNGFKITASALEESYQLAQKRNLKVKGVLVTNPSNPLGITLTRHELNLLVNFIDAKGIHLISDEIYSGTVFNSPSFVSIMEVLVDRNYTNTEVWNRVHIVYSLSKDLGLPGFRVGAIYSNDGLVVAAATKMSSFGLVSSQTQYLLSAMLSDHKFARNYMVENRKRLKNRHAMLVNGLKTAGISCLESNAGLFCWVDMRHLLSSKSFEAEMDLWKKIVYQVGLNISPGSSCHCDEPGWFRVCFANMSEETLDLAIRRIKSFVDAVNCSSKNSKNSWSKNPRRKSLAKWVFRLSFNDRDRERER; encoded by the exons ATGAGTCTTCTCTCGAGCAAGGCCACGTGTAATTCCCACGGCCAAGATTCCTCCTACTTTCTGGGATGGCAGGAGTACGAGAAAAATCCCTACGATGAGGTCAAGAATCCCAACGGAATCATACAGATGGGTCTTGCAGAGAATCAA CTTTCTTTCGATTTACTGGAGTCATGGCTAGCGGAAAACCCGGACGCAGCGGGGTTCAAGAGAAACGGAGAATCCATTTTCAGGGAGCTTGCTCTCTTTCAAGATTATCATGGCCTTCCTGCTTTCAAGAAC GCAATGGTGCAATTCATGGCAGAAATCAGAGGAAACAAAGTCAGCTTCGAGCCGAACAAGCTTGTACTAACCGCAGGCGCCACCTCCGCCAACGAAACTCTCGTTTTTTGCCTCGCAGACCCCGGCGAGGCTTTTCTTCTCCCAACTCCATATTATCCAGG TTTCGATAGAGACCTCAAGTGGCGAACCGGAGTCGAAATCGTCCCGATTCACTGCACCAGCTCAAATGGCTTTAAAATCACTGCATCAGCACTGGAAGAGTCGTATCAACTAGCCCAGAAACGTAATCTCAAAGTCAAGGGAGTATTAGTGACTAATCCCTCCAATCCTCTAGGGATAACACTGACCCGCCACGAGCTTAATCTCCTGGTTAACTTCATCGATGCCAAAGGCATCCATCTCATCAGCGACGAGATTTATTCCGGGACCGTTTTCAACTCGCCGAGTTTCGTCAGCATCATGGAGGTTTTGGTGGACCGGAATTACACCAACACGGAGGTTTGGAACCGGGTTCACATCGTGTACAGTCTGTCCAAGGATCTTGGCCTCCCGGGTTTCCGCGTCGGGGCCATCTACTCCAACGACGGGCTCGTGGTGGCCGCGGCCACGAAAATGTCAAGTTTCGGGCTGGTTTCGTCCCAGACTCAGTATCTTCTGTCCGCCATGCTTTCGGACCACAAGTTTGCTAGAAACTACATGGTGGAGAATCGGAAAAGGCTTAAAAACAGGCATGCAATGCTTGTGAATGGCCTGAAAACGGCGGGGATTTCGTGTTTGGAGAGTAATGCGGGATTATTCTGCTGGGTGGACATGAGGCATCTTTTGAGCTCGAAAAGCTTTGAAGCGGAAATGGATCTATGGAAGAAAATAGTTTACCAAGTGGGGTTGAATATCTCCCCCGGTTCGTCGTGTCACTGCGACGAACCGGGCTGGTTCCGGGTTTGTTTCGCCAACATGTCCGAGGAGACACTAGACCTCGCGATACGACGCATAAAATCATTCGTCGACGCGGTTaattgttcaagtaaaaatagtaaaaacaGTTGGAGCAAGAATCCGAGAAGAAAGTCACTGGCCAAGTGGGTTTTTCGGCTGTCGTTTAACGATCGGGATCGGGAACGTGAACGATGA
- the LOC140866158 gene encoding uncharacterized protein: MGRAPCCDKANVKKGPWSPEEDAKLKSYIEKNGTGGNWIALPQKIGLKRCGKSCRLRWLNYLRPNIKHGGFTEDEDNLICSLYVSIGSRWSIIAAQLPGRTDNDIKNYWNTRLKKKLLGKQRREHQQARRDHHTRKIRDDNFLDSQLFSMCPQPPQLQAAAPSLLVGYGVQESRLMIRDQTNDILRSQVEAGLIFPYDHYDPHSNNNNENPENDGNYPYVPEFSCCENPQPLSKNSMIRLDPLSTFPPLACDPLAINVAAKNHSQELDRITAEIQEIMQSMPQELGGLNSLSAVEMGSSNASWGSDINPLLYPCNSTFSNSEALQQKIQPDWAFFDDPRFLGYLQ, from the exons ATGGGGAGAGCTCCATGCTGCGACAAAGCTAATGTAAAGAAAGGTCCTTGGTCACCTGAAGAAGATGCGAAGCTGAAATCTTATATTGAGAAGAATGGAACCGGAGGAAATTGGATCGCTCTACCTCAGAAAATAg GTCTTAAGAGGTGTGGGAAGAGTTGTCGGCTTCGATGGTTGAATTATCTCCGGCCGAACATCAAGCACGGAGGGTTCACTGAGGATGAAGATAACTTGATCTGCAGCCTCTATGTCAGTATTGGGAGCAG ATGGTCTATAATAGCTGCACAGTTGCCTGGAAGAACAGATAATGACATAAAGAATTACTGGAACACGAGGTTGAAGAAGAAGCTGCTAGGCAAACAGCGGAGGGAACACCAGCAAGCTCGAAGGGATCATCATACCAGGAAaattagggatgacaattttctCGACAGTCAATTATTCAGCATGTGCCCTCAGCCGCCACAGCTGCAGGCGGCGGCGCCCAGCTTGTTGGTGGGCTACGGTGTCCAAGAATCTCGTCTCATGATCAGAGACCAAACCAACGACATTCTCAGGTCTCAGGTTGAAGCTGGATTGATCTTTCCTTATGATCATTACGACCCACATTCCAACAACAACAACGAAAACCCGGAAAACGATGGGAACTATCCCTATGTTCCCGAGTTTTCATGCTGTGAGAACCCGCAGCCGCTGAGCAAGAACTCGATGATCAGGCTCGACCCATTATCAACGTTCCCCCCACTGGCATGCGATCCGCTTGCCATAAATGTTGCGGCAAAGAATCATTCTCAAGAACTCGACAGGATAACGGCAGAGATTCAGGAGATAATGCAAAGCATGCCGCAAGAATTAGGTGGATTAAACAGCTTATCTGCAGTGGAAATGGGGAGCAGCAACGCAAGCTGGGGGTCAGATATAAACCCTCTATTGTACCCTTGTAACAGTACATTCTCAAACTCTGAAGCTCTCCAGCAAAAGATTCAACCAGATTGGGCATTTTTTGATGATCCAAGGTTCTTAGGTTACTTACAGTAA